Part of the Sphingobacteriaceae bacterium genome, GGGAATGCGATGGTTGAACTTGGTAATTTCTCACATATTGATTTATTTCTGGATAAAAAAAAGCTTTTAGATAAGGTAACTTCTATTGTAGCAGCTTCAGTTACTACCCTCCATGAGATTATTCAAAGCAAATTAAGTCATATCCCTTTCCGGGTTTTTACACCAAGATCCGCAACACCTTTAATTAATAAATATGAAAGTCCGGATTCCTTAGGAACCGATCGTATTTTGGCATCGGTAGGCTCTTATCTTTTATATCCCAATACCAATGTGCTCACTATTGATGCGGGAACATGCATTAAATATAACTTTGTAAATCAACAAAACGAGTTTGTTGGAGGTGCTATTTCACCTGGTTTTCAAATGCGATTAAAGGCATTGCACGAGTACACTTCCGCATTGCCGCTTATAGCAGCAGATTTTAATTATGATAAATTAACAGGTACAAATACCCGGGATTCAATTTTATCCGGTGTGCTTACAGCCACGGCTTTAGAGGTAGAAGCAGTAATTACTCAGTATAAAATAAAGTATCCTGATTTGATTGTTGGATTAACCGGCGGCGATGCAGCATATTTGGGCAAACAACTGAAAAATCGTTTCTTTACCGAACCAAATTTAATTTTAAACGGACTAAACTCCATACAGTTTCATGATCGGTAAATATCGTGGTATATTTTTTCTAATTCTGATTACAAAAATTCTGTTTAGTCAGAATAATACATTTAGTCCATATTCAAGGTATGGTTTAGGAGAAATTAATCCCTCTACTTTTGCGCACAATGCAGGAATGGGAGGAGCACATATTGCCTTAAAGCCGGATTCGGTTATACCCCTTTTTATCAATGCAGGAAATCCTGCTGCTTATTCGCTGGTTCGCTTAACTACTTTGGAAGTGGGTGGAACTTTTTTTTATTCTGATTTCAGTAGTCAATCTTCTTCTTTAAAAAAATGGAGTACCAATTTTTCATATGCGTCGTTGGCTTTTCCGGTGGGAAATAAAGGTGGTTCTTGTTTAGGTATTGCGCCTTACAGTAATTTAGGTTATGATTTAGAATCCAAAACTGAAATAAGCGGAATTGGTGATGTCAAATATTTGTATCAAGGAAATGGTGGATTAAATAAAGCTTATTTAGGATATGGCGTGATGCCGTTTAGTGAACGTTTGATAAAATTCAGAACAAAAAATTTATATATAGCTGATTCCATGAAAAAATTATCACATGGCGCTTATCGGTTTAGGCAAGGTATAAACAAATTATTGAGCGATTTGAGTTTTGGTGTAAACGTAAATTATTTGTTTGGATCTTTGCAACAAACCTCTCGCGTGGTGTTTCCTAATACTTTATTATATAATAATACTTATTATGATCAAACAGTAAACATGGGTGATTTTACTGGTAATGCAGGAATG contains:
- a CDS encoding type III pantothenate kinase, coding for MKLVLDIGNTCIKYALFNGNAMVELGNFSHIDLFLDKKKLLDKVTSIVAASVTTLHEIIQSKLSHIPFRVFTPRSATPLINKYESPDSLGTDRILASVGSYLLYPNTNVLTIDAGTCIKYNFVNQQNEFVGGAISPGFQMRLKALHEYTSALPLIAADFNYDKLTGTNTRDSILSGVLTATALEVEAVITQYKIKYPDLIVGLTGGDAAYLGKQLKNRFFTEPNLILNGLNSIQFHDR